A stretch of Gasterosteus aculeatus chromosome 4, fGasAcu3.hap1.1, whole genome shotgun sequence DNA encodes these proteins:
- the nsd1a gene encoding histone-lysine N-methyltransferase, H3 lysine-36 specific isoform X5, translating to MNQSYRPAVRVGSVFGSGQPEPRPRNGPVGTSYGNQCGVVRRGSDQPSSAVQLPSSGLKQPAALGYNRADRSHCYSPLKRLQDLTSVVNRSDLERDPNHRNHLRCASPISDDEEFEAPSVRLPPSPGNDGVEPFDTLQDVNRNDFSSNSPDSMERCSPLPNGYLHFESTLFDSSDIKEEGGDSSSEDMASFQHSDRTVTDSNTTSSSGVDKRTYKPTVFNLMSKTISELNPTLSPSALPEITMRDGWSFGEESDSDGELGSPVDPGLISPAGTNSNSNSPKKKPLPAVKYMDGDFVWAKFNRRPWWPCVIHCDPGQGIYTKMKVPHPRPCRMYFLQTIGEISESAWVPGNAILPFEGGHQFQDLPVLRRRGKQKEKDYKYTIPKSLMTAWKVSVEEAEGLLPGRRQNTESLLSVSDNGEERVPSPRPTARPQDAPSVSVDTHRPPSPNVAPNGNKHDLIKNPPSVQYNKSKACKKKKKCLSDIFGHIVGGSKESSTITNVVDRIPTTTCTLKDEPKDSPYADLDSVPILHRPKRTLLPPKRKIDRLTRKEKGSTKTKTKYPEKVNHSTDPCDSFSILTKGLSSKETLSEQSLGSCHELTYSSTEKHSMSLPASSGLMTRALRAEEETDLKDALATSQLSTEASSDAPVKNEISPNSESPCNASTSRNHSSPKRRARKPDKKHIRNGSLIKSMSVDSGLPTVQPVKVKTEKPDLSSWTSPSSSPPPTNAFQDVKELMFKSLVKEDNSDSEQTAFRPDSNYKFSTFLMLLKDIHDTREQEGKPLAVPPSPALIKEEPQMIPTSTGGDLNGPCGGFIKTENGRSRKSTTPKNAMVRGKNRTKGIMAADTYHCEVFPHRSKTGNPDKQRRKQRLPAKLNLGIPGLSSDLADLAYGREFVSGHADLAGPGSCTAAAADPSASYLVKNSGSAVAPKKRWQMLEGAAENKAGVMSEASAETHGSYNMRASPDLDLGVEKQTENDSLFSEMSSTAGHSENKRLRKPTKRLLESIEEYEQIFVPKKKSKKHTSESSKMTSGMMALHDLSTTTERITSASSSVGPIEASAELEQSPSQDELSPVAFPLSPAPKQPSIDAGTAEETDLPPDSDTGLLVPDRKRPRKLSHKVLECTIEEVSVAHSKKKEPKQQENLVKKTQEKPAPTESSAPAAPQQSESKELPSVLPPNRPPSPQGTKTPRQEAEEGACSTKEKPHAHTATLTPKPEVDVRGKIGATSLKENVCQVCERTGDLLVCEGHCYGAFHPQCIGLSAAPKGKFLCGECDAGVHTCFVCKTSGSGVKRCIIPLCGKFYHNDCILAYSATQPHNKGSRCPLHVCLSCHITNPLNICSTKGRLARCVRCPVAYHANDNCMAAGSLVLANNSFLCPNHFTPRKGCKNHEHINVSWCFVCSEGGSLLCCEACPAAFHQECLNIEMPQGSWFCNDCKAGKRPRIKDILWVKWGRYRWWPAEVCLTRDVPDNILRMKHEVGEFPVQFFGSKDFVWTYQARVFPYMEGDTHNIEKMGKGADAIYKNALTDAAERFRELKAEKEMKQLQEDRKNDKKPPPYKHIKVNRPIGKVQIFTADLSEIPRCNCKASDENPCGIDSECINRMLMYECHPQVCVAGERCQNQAFTKRQYTPVEIFRTLSRGWGLVGVSDIKKGAFVSEYVGEVIDEEECRARIRHAQENDISNFYMLTVDKDRIIDAGPKGNQARFMNHCCQPNCETQKWTVNGDTRVGLFALQDIPKGVELNFNYNLECLGNGKTACKCGAPNCSGFLGVRPKNQPSAEKLKEGKRKVPMKKKTKQEVTKEREDECFSCGDGGQIVSCKKPGCPKVYHADCLNLAKRPAGRWECPWHQCDVCGKEAASFCEMCPSSYCKEHREGMLFISKLDGKLSCSEHDPCGPDPLEPGEIREYVPSTTSMRPGNVAAPVADSLGPDSREATSAPTSSSPAGQAASAGQGPPPRLYINTKTATSSFVPSSGPYGTDRTEGKGCSTPASSRDEREDGEVEDGEVCGLDMEDLEDDEEEAEEAEEEDDDMEGMEIVEDEEEEPLYGDDQLQEGDHKGEDGGGDVYDTWGDYADQDADEDADEDADDDDDDDDDDDDDDDDDDDDEVDDADDDGEVEGEEWGRVEDDDK from the exons ATGAACCAGTCCTACAGGCCGGCTGTTAGGGTGGGCTCGGTGTTTGGCTCAGGCCAGCCAGAGCCGAGGCCCCGCAATGGTCCTGTCGGCACTTCCTATGGGAACCAATGTGGCGTTGTGAGACGTGGCTCGGACCAACCGTCGTCGGCTGTGCAACTGCCGTCCTCCGGCCTCAAGCAGCCAGCAGCACTCGGGTACAATCGGGCCGACCGATCCCACTGCTACAGCCCCCTGAAGAGGCTGCAGGACCTGACCTCCGTGGTCAACAGGTCCGACCTAGAGAGGGACCCTAACCATAGGAACCACTTGCGCTGTGCCAGCCCCATCAGTGACGATGAGGAGTTTGAGGCGCCGTCAGTCCGGCTGCCTCCTTCTCCGGGCAACGATGGCGTGGAGCCCTTTGACACTCTGCAGGACGTGAACAGAAACGACTTCTCCTCTAACAGTCCCGACAGCATGGAGCGCTGTTCGCCCCTCCCCAATGGCTACCTGCATTTCGAATCCACGCTGTTTGACAGTAGTGACAttaaagaagaggggggggacagTAGCAGCGAGGACATGGCATCTTTTCAACACTCCGATCGAACTGTGACTGACAGTAACACCACAAGCAGCTCAGGTGTGGATAAAAGAACATACAAACCTACTGTATTTAACCTGATGTCCAAAACTATATCTGAACTCAACCCCACACTAAGCCCCAGCGCACTGCCAGAGATCACTATGAGAGACGGGTGGAGCTTCGGCGAGGAATCGGACAGTGACGGGGAACTTGGATCTCCTGTTGACCCTGGACTTATTTCACCAGCCGGCACCAACTCGAAT TCCAATAGCCCAAAGAAAAAGCCTCTTCCTGCAGTGAAATACATGGATGGGGACTTTGTGTGGGCTAAATTCAACAGACGGCCCTGGTGGCCCTGCGTCATCCATTGTGACCCCGGCCAGGGGATCTACACCAAGATGAAAG TTCCCCATCCCCGTCCTTGTCGGATGTATTTCCTGCAAACCATTGGGGAGATTTCAGAATCTGCCTGGGTCCCTGGAAATGCCATTCTTCCTTTTGAGGGAGGCCATCAGTTTCAAGACCTACCTGTGCTTAGACGTAGAGGgaagcagaaggagaaagaCTACAAGTACACG ATACCCAAAAGTTTGATGACAGCCTGGAAAGTCAGTGTGGAAGAAGCTGAGGGTCTGCTCCCGGGTCGGAGACAGAATACTGAGAGCCTGCTTTCAGTATCTGACAATGGAGAGGAGCGTGTTCCCAGCCCACGCCCCACTGCAAGGCCACAGGAcgccccctctgtctctgtggATACTCATCGACCCCCGTCACCCAATGTGGCCCCCAATGGAAACAAGCACGATCTCATCAAAAACCCTCCTTCAGTTCAATACAACAAGAGCAAAGCCtgtaagaagaaaaagaaatgtttgtcaGACATATTTGGTCATATAGTTGGTGGATCCAAGGAGTCATCTACCATCACAAACGTGGTGGATCGCATTCCCACAACGACTTGTACACTGAAAGACGAGCCAAAAGACTCTCCTTACGCAGACCTGGATTCAGTTCCAATACTGCATCGTCCTAAACGCACATTGTTGCCTCCAAAACGCAAAATAGACCGATTGaccagaaaagaaaagggttcaacaaaaactaaaacgAAGTATCCAGAGAAAGTGAACCATTCTACAGATCCCTGTGACTCATTTAGCATTTTAACAAAAGGGTTGTCGTCTAAAGAGACGCTGTCTGAACAGAGTTTGGGCAGCTGTCACGAATTGACGTACAGTTCGACTGAAAAGCACTCCATGAGTCTCCCTGCCAGCAGTGGTCTCATGACGAGGGCtctgagagcagaggaggagacggatcTCAAAGATGCACTGGCCACAAGCCAACTCTCCACCGAAGCCTCATCTGATGCGCCCGTAAAAAACGAAATTTCTCCTAACTCTGAATCACCCTGCAATGCTTCGACCTCTAGAAATCACAGCTCTCCAAAAAGGCGTGCTCGGAAGCCTGATAAGAAACACATTCGTAACGGCTCATTGATAAAGTCAATGTCCGTGGACTCGGGTTTACCCACTGTGCAACCGGTCAAGGTCAAGACCGAAAAGCCAGATCTGTCCTCTTGGACTTCGCCGTCCTCATCTCCGCCACCAACGAATGCTTTCCAGGATGTCAAGGAACTGATGTTTAAATCTCTTGTCAAGGAGGACAACAGCGACTCTGAGCAAACAGCATTTCGTCCGGATTCCAATTATAAATTCAGCACCTTCCTGATGCTCCTGAAGGACATTCACGATACCAGAGAACAAGAAGGCAAACCCCTGGCTGTACCGCCGTCGCCTGCCCTGATCAAGGAGGAACCCCAAATGATCCCAACGTCTACGGGAGGAGACCTGAACGGTCCCTGTGGCGGTTTTATCAAAACAGAGAATGGGAGGTCAAGGAAATCCACAACACCCAAAAACGCCATGGTGAGAGGCAAGAATAGGACTAAAGGTATCATGGCGGCTGACACCTACCACTGTGAAGTCTTTCCTCACCGCTCTAAGACTGGGAACCCGGACAAGCAGCGCAGAAAGCAAAGGCTACCCGCCAAACTAAATCTGGGCATTCCTGGGCTTTCTTCAGACCTGGCCGACCTGGCTTACGGCAGGGAGTTTGTCAGTGGCCACGCCGACCTCGCTGGTCCCGGGTCTTGCACTGCCGCCGCTGCCGATCCCTCGGCCAGCTACCTCGTTAAGAACTCAGGATCTGCAGTGGCTCCAAAGAAGCGCTGGCAGATGTTGGAGGGGGCCGCTGAGAACAAGGCCGGTGTCATGAGCGAGGCGTCCGCTGAGACGCACGGGTCTTACAACATGAGAGCGTCCCCAGATCTGGATCTGGGAGTCGAGAAGCAGACAGAGAATGACTCCCTCTTCTCCGAGATGAGCAGCACAGCCG GACATTCGGAGAACAAGCGTCTCCGTAAACCAACTAAAAGGCTTCTGGAGTCCATTGAGGAGTACGAACAAATTTTTGTcccaaaaaagaaatcaaagaaacACACCTCAGAATCTTCCAAAATG ACATCAGGGATGATGGCGCTCCACGATCTCAGCACCACAACTGAAAGAATTACCTCAGCCTCGTCTTCTGTTGGGCCCATCGAGGCTTCGGCAGAGCTGGAACAGAGTCCGTCTCAGGATGAGCTTTCTCCTGTAGCATTCCCGTTATCTCCAGCTCCAAAACAACCCTCCATTGATGCAGGGACAGCAGAAGAAACTGATCTACCTCCTGATTCTG ATACAGGGTTATTGGTCCCAGACAGAAAGAGGCCAAGAAAACTGTCTCACAAGGTGCTGGAATGTACCATAGAAGAAGTGTCTGTTGCTCATTCAAAGAAGAAG GAGCCAAAGCAACAAGAAAACTTGGTCAAGAAAACtcag GAGAAGCCTGCCCCCACTGAATCCTCTGCTCCGGCTGCCCCCCAGCAATCAGAAAGCAAAGAACTCCCCTCGGTCCTCCCTCCAAACCGGCCTCCCAGCCCTCAGGGAACGAAGACGCCCCGGCAGGAGGCCGAGGAAGGAGCCTGCAGCACTAAGGAaaaaccacacgcacacactgcaacGCTTACTCCCAAACCCGAG GTGGATGTAAGGGGGAAAATAGGAGCTACATCCTTAAAGGAGAATGTCTGTCAG gtgtgtgagCGGACGGGTGACCTGCTGGTGTGTGAAGGCCACTGTTATGGAGCTTTTCACCCGCAGTGCATTGGCCTGTCAGCGGCTCCCAAGGGGAAATTCCTCTGTGGCGAATGCGACGCGG GTGTACACACGTGCTTTGTGTGCAAGACGTCCGGCAGTGGGGTGAAGCGCTGCATCATACCGCTGTGTGGGAAGTTCTACCACAACGACTGTATATTGGCGTACTCCGCCACACAGCCGCACAACAAAGGCTCCCGCTGCcctctgcatgtgtgtctgtcctgCCACATCACCAACCCTCTCAACATCTGTAGCACTAAAG GTCGGTTGGCTCGATGCGTTCGCTGCCCCGTGGCCTATCACGCCAATGACAACTGTATGGCGGCAGGCAGCTTGGTGCTGGCTAACAATAGCTTCCTCTGTCCAAACCACTTTACTCCCCGCAAGGGCTGCAAGAACCACGAACACATCAACGTTAGCTGGTGCTTTGTGTGCTCTGAGG GGGGCAGCCTGCTGTGCTGTGAGGCCTGTCCTGCTGCTTTCCATCAGGAATGTTTGAACATCGAGATGCCGCAGGGCAGCTGGTTCTGCAATGACTGCAAAGCTGGAAAGAGGCCTCGTATTAAGGACATACTCTGGGTTAAATGGGGGCGTTACAG GTGGTGGCCTGCAGAAGTTTGTCTTACCAGAGATGTCCCTGACAACATCTTGAGGATGAAACATGAGGTGGGAGAGTTTCCTGTGCAATTCTTTGGATCCAAAGATTTCGTGTGGACGTACCAAGCCAGAGTCTTCCCCTACATGGAGGGTGACACCCACAACATAGAGAAAATGGGAAAGGGAGCGGATGCGATTTACAAAAATG CCTTGACTGACGCAGCAGAGCGGTTCAGAGAGCTAAAGGCCGAGAAGGAGATGAAGCAGCTTCAGGAGGACAGAAAGAACGACAAGAAGCCTCCTCCGTACAAGCACATCAAG GTCAACCGGCCAATTGGTAAGGTGCAGATCTTTACCGCCGACCTGTCGGAGATCCCGCGCTGCAACTGTAAGGCGTCTGACGAGAACCCGTGCGGCATCGACTCGGAGTGCATCAACCGGATGCTGATGTACGAGTGCCAccctcaggtgtgtgtggcgggggagCGGTGTCAGAACCAGGCCTTCACAAAGCGCCAGTACACACCTGTGGAAATCTTCCGAACGCTGTCCCGGGGCTGGGGTTTGGTCGGTGTGTCGGACATCAAGAAG GGAGCCTTCGTGAGCGAATATGTGGGCGAGGTGATCGATGAAGAAGAATGCCGAGCCAGGATCCGACACGCCCAGGAGAACGACATCTCTAACTTCTACATGCTTACGGTGGACAAG GACCGGATCATTGACGCCGGGCCCAAAGGGAACCAGGCTCGCTTCATGAACCACTGCTGCCAGCCCAACTGTGAAACTCAGAAGTGGACTGTGAATGGGGACACCAGAGTCGGGCTGTTTGCTCTACAAGACATCCCAAAAG GTGTGGAGCTGAATTTCAACTACAACCTGGAGTGTCTTGGCAATGGCAAAACTGCTTGTAAATGTGGGGCACCAAACTGCAGTGGTTTCCTGGGGGTCAGGCCAAAG AACCAGCCGTCAGCTGAGAAACTGAAGGAGGGTAAGAGGAAGGTCCCCATGAAGAAGAAGACCAAGCAGGAAGTGAccaaggagagggaggacgagtGCTTCAGCTGCGGTGACGGGGGCCAGATCGTGTCCTGTAAGAAGCCGGGTTGCCCGAAGGTCTATCACGCTGACTGCCTCAACCTGGCCAAGAGGCCTGCAG GGCGATGGGAGTGTCCATGGCACCAGTGTGACGTCTGCGGTAAAGAGGCAGCTTCGTTCTGTGAGATGTGTCCCAGCTCCTACTGTAAGGAGCATAGGGAAGGCATGCTCTTCATCTCCAAACTGGACGGCAAGCTGTCCTGCAGTGAACACGACCCCTGTGGACCGGACCCACTGGAGCCGGGGGAGATTCGTGAATATGTGCCCAGCACGACCTCCATGAGGCCGGGGAACGTGGCCGCGCCTGTCGCTGACTCGCTGGGCCCAGACTCCAGAGAAGCCACTTCTGCTCCGACTTCTTCTTCCCCTGCCGGACAGGCGGCGTCGGCCGGGCAGGGGCCCCCGCCTCGTCTCTATATCAACACGAAGACCGCTACCTCCAGCTTCGTCCCCTCCAGCGGCCCTTACGGCACGGACAGGACTGAGGGGAAAGGGTGTTCCACTCCCGCCTCCTCCAGGGACGAAAGAGAGGACGGCGAGGTGGAGGACGGGGAGGTGTGCGGGTTAGATATGGAGGACTTGGAAGATgacgaagaagaagcagaggaggcggaggaggaggatgatgacatGGAGGGGATGGAGATCgttgaagatgaggaggaggagccgctgtATGGAGATGATCAGCTGCAGGAAGGCGATCACaaaggggaggacggaggaggggaTGTCTATGACACTTGGGGTGATTATGCCGATCAAGATGCCGATGAAGATGCTGATGAAGATGctgacgacgacgatgacgacgacgacgacgatgacgacgacgacgatgacgacgatgacgatgaggttgatgatgctgatgatgatggagagGTGGAAGGAGAAGAGTGGGGTAGAGTGGAGGATGATGACAAGTGA